TTATATAGGATTATATTTTAATCCTataatatacattatttataaaCCTTACATACTTCATTGTTACAATTTGGTGAATCAGTGAAAAGGCAGTGCTCTCAGTCAGTTTTCTTATCTGAAGTGCTTTCAGTGCTTTGCTCAACGAGTAATTATTTAAAGCACTGGctaccttctgtttacagggctgcttccttaacagctaggccaccacctgcccctgtaaataatatattataatataagaTCTTGCATTTCTGCAAGTGAGGTGATGTGCCATTCAGATTACATGTTTATGTTgtgccacaaagtcacagattttcCCCACTTTCTGCTAAACTTATATTATaagttatatttattataatattatatttaacaTACCATAGACATACCTGACACTAGGAACATTCAGATTGCATCCTGTAGTTCTCTTTTAAATTTGAGCAAGATAGATGTCATCAAATGACAAAAGCCCTGTAATCTTATTTGACTCAACATTCACAAACATGTTATCATAAAAGAGCTCTATAATTTATTAAGATAACATATGTTATGATGGCATGCACATTTTCTGCTTGGTTAAGAATTTGGTTTCTGTAAACAACATATTATCTGCATAATTTGTACAAAGGAAAAAGTAAAAGGTAGACATGGTATACATGCTAAAATTATAACAAAAATGTTCACATACTCAACTACAAACTTGTGCAAATATATGGTACAAATCTTTGGGTTATGACTTCTCCAATAAATTGGACCCACTAAACTGGAAAACAAGACTGTAACATGACAAAATTCtgtaaacacatttctttcagtAACTAAGAATTCAGGACTTAAGAATTCAAATCCATCTCAGGAATCCTTCTTTCCAAATGTTAAGCTGATTGAATGTCTGGCCTTTATGCTACATCCAGTCTTCTGCCCTGAGACACCTGTCCCATACATGCCCATTTTGTTGCTCCTTTACTTCTCTTCGGAAGTTTGTGATCTTTTGCTGCCCAGTTTATTTAGAGGAGGACGTCATATTGGTGTTTCCCAGGACTGTTGGGCTCTGGTCAGAGCTCTCTTGATTTGCTCATAGGACACAAACATCACAATATTCCAGGACCCCAGCCTCAAGAAAGATGGCATAAATctagaaaagagaaaaaatgtaatgtagaaGTGTAAAAAGAAGCCAATTGTGCTTCTAATGCTTCAAACATTTCCTTATTAATTGCTGAATACACTACCATTGCTACACTTTATATTACATCCTGCTCCATCTACTACTTTAGACTCATAGATTCCATACTGTATGCACATTCCTTTATTGGAATTtgtaatgtataaataaaaagaatgtgtattgtattgttcattgtatttttgtacGGTGTATTAACATGATTCTGAATCTGATCGAACCTACCCCTTATAGAAGGCTGTGGGACCCTCTTTGGTCAGCATGATAATGGTACAGTTAATAGCACTGCTGTACTGGCCTGCCGTAGAATTCATGAACCTTGTTTTAACCACATCTACTGGAGAAGCTACAATGGTGGTGCAGAAACCAGCACCAAAAGCTGCTGTGAAGTGACAGGGCAGGTTGTCTGTACAGAGAAACAGAGGAATCACCGTGACGTGTGAAGGTTTGcagcaaataaattcttttgcattaaaaatgctttgGGAAAACTTACCCGTCATGATGTCATATTTCAAAATTAACTCTTTAATGATGTCATAGGTTACGAGTTCTGCACAGTTCACAATGGCATTGCGTGTTATGTTAGGCACACATCCTGCAATACAGAAAAgcgttttaaaatgtttaccaTCTATAATGCAATGCTGTACTTTTGTTGATGCATGTGGCAAGGCAATGTGGACTAATTTACTTATGTGCTTGTTTGTGGATTGTTGCCTAACTGACCTTTCCATAATCCTTTGACTCCTTCATCCCTGGCAATTGTGCGGTAGGCATCTATGGTGCCATTGTATCTCTTGACACTATCTGCCAAGCGTGCCTGAGCCTGGAAGCGCACCTTGACAACATCAGTGGGCTGGGCAAATGCCACAGCCATTGCCCCAGTGGTACAGCCAGCCATTAGCCGGCTAATGATGCCTGCATCTGGTGACAGAAAGCTATGTGAGTTCACATAATGTGACAGCATCAGCCATTAACACTGAAATGCCCTGGTTGGCACTTACTCTCAGAACCTCGCGTGTAAAATTGCTTCATGCTGTCATAAAGACCAATGCGAACGGAGGCGAAGCTCATTTGTCTCTGAAGCCCGGCCACCAGTCCACTGTATAGACTGAGAGGGCCCTCAGTACGCACCATTGTGGTGATGGTGCCAAACACACCACGGTATTTCACTACAGTCCCGTCGGCAGGCTTTGCCTCTCCCTGGATCTGAAACAGTTGAGATGGACATTGATATCGCTACTACCTGGGGTAAGAGTGGTTCACACTCGTACCGGCATTTACCTGCAGCCTGACTTTAGCTGTGTCAAGAGGAAAGGTAACCAGGTCAGCAATGCAGCCGGCAGTTCCTGCACCAAAAAACTTGACAGGAGCAGTAGGAACCCTTTCAGTGGGCTTCATTCCAACCATGACTGATCAGTCCTGGTGTCTGTTAAACAGGCAAGTGTGGAGCTATTTCCTGGTGTCGCTGAGGCAGAAGAGAGaaactcatttaaaaaatgtctatttGTTTGACTTATGCTTTGTCATTTTTGCAACATAGACTTAAATGAGCGAATAAATATTCCATTTATATATGTTTCATATCCAAGTAATTTAAGGCAACACGTAACTGACCCTATAAAACGTTATTGTCCATAGTTACTGCATTTTGCACCACTACTAGATGCCAGAGCAGATTCACCGTCAGGTTTCTTCAATAGAGCAGTTTTCTTGTTGGAGGTTTCTTCCACTTGCAAGATGTTTGGCCATAAATTTTGAGTCTTTCATCCAATTCCTCATAACACCATCTATACCACACACAGATGTGtgcaaaataaatcattttgtaatattttaatatagaaATGTGATGTTTTCTCAACTCGCTCAAAGCATTTCCACTCTTATTACCTGGTAAATCTTAAACGAATAATCCAATCCGAGGAAAAAAAGTCCTGTGTGATAATCCACAATGTGTGAAGGAGCTTCGGCTCGAAGACTCTGTTGGAAACTTCTTAATGTAGCCCCACTTTATAGGAGCTGCACTTGAGTGGCATGATCTGTTGGTCACACAGTATTCTATATTTAACCTGCTTGTTTACTGCAGCAGAAGGTACATGTTGGTGCAGCAGTTGCAGaggcacatatatatataatcacacaGAGCAGGGACTTCGATGATCGATTGGCAGTTGATATAGCATATTTAACTATTTTCAGCCTGATTTAAGTGTTATGGTTggtcatttacattatttttggGCATGGCACTGTACTGCAggtttcacttcaccaacatcCACGTGCATtctagaaatgttttttttgtggcatgGCAGACTATAtattttgctttgctttgctaTGAACACTCTATTTCGGAATGTTCACAGTCCAGAAAACCTGTGTATTAACAGAATAAGTTGATAGGTTTACAGGCATTATTGCAAAagtaaatattttcacatttaagGCATATTTATGCATCTATCATAGGATTCCTTTCAAAAGAAGTTCTGACTCCCCATTAAGACCCAATGGCTGTTGCACTGGAAGTGACTACCTTCTCCTCAGCTAGTCAAcgaatgtaggattttattgtcatttcaaccaTCTTTCCATTGCAGAGACAACATGCCACTAGGACCACGAGCAGCACACAACACCGCAAGACTGCAAGTGCTGAGCATAACTGTAAACACCAGCATTATAATACATTAATGTCACGTCTGGTATGGCGGACATCATGGAGCTCTCAGAGGTGTGGTGCAGGTGTAGTGAGACCTGGGAGTGACTGCTGAAGAAGGATAGGAGCAGGCATCTCCTTATTCACCTGGGCTTCTGTCCATTTTGTGCTCCCACCTTCTGCTctgattattaaataattactcATTTGAAATATCCCTTTGTAGACCACTGTACAACAATGTCTCATTTTTTGGCAGAATGAGACATTATCCGGATCAATATCTGTTGATCTCACTGGAACTGAAAACAATGAAGACATTATGTCTTTGGTTTGGGGACATTTAGAAATGAGAGACTCCATATAAACTATTGACCAGCGGCATTAGATATGGGTGTGTGCAGTAGACCAATGTGTAATAAATCTATTAATTACGTGGTAGTTTTGCGTCTGACGTAGGAAGGGTAGATCAGGACGAGGCAGAACAAAGGACCGGTGTCTGCTGTTTAGATTATGTGTCTGTGCTTGTCGCGGTTTCATTAACATCTGGTGCTGTCCGGGAAGCAGCTTACACACAGTGAAAGCTCACATGGTGAAAAACTGGTTTGAAACactactaaaaaaaacaacctgacACTCATTTAAAACTTGATTCTCAATCCAGACCATCTTCTTGGCCAATCCCAATGAATACACGTGATGTCTTATTTTGAACCACAATTTTATCTACATCGGTTCACCAATAGTGGGAGCTTGTAAGTGTGTTGAGACTATTTGAGTTgagctttttttaagtatgtGGTGTCCAGAAGTCACAAATTTATACATGTTCAAAACAGACAGAATCCCTGACATGCATTTGGAACATATTTTGACTGATTTAAAAGAGAACAGAGGCGACTGGTGAACCTGCTGACTGTTCCCACACCAGATAGAACCGGTTTTCTAAACCCTGTTCGTATCACCTTTCAGTTTCACAACTGGGGTAAACAACTGCCTCCCCCCAACCCATCGCCTACAGTCACCCTGAAACCGGATCCAAATGTTCCTTTCTGACGCAGGTTGGGGCGTTTCCACGTGTCTGAGACAGCCACCGGAGAGACCAGACCCCGTCTAAAATAGGTCGTGGATGAATACGGCAATCATTGAGGCTACAGAAAAACTATCACCCGGCAGGTCAGGTCAGAGGAGCAAAGCCCTATATGCATATTCACAGGACCGCTCTTAAGTGTGCATACTTTGCTACACACAAATGTCAAACTAATTCTGTACGCATTACAGATAACCGAGAGTACAACTGTGCCATTTCCCATCACCCATGAATTCTGTGAATTTTTAACTCAGACTGAGTTTTGCATCAGTGATGCTGTTCGGGTTGTAAACATGAGAAAGCTGTGAACAGATTTGCACAAGAGAATTGGGCGATGGAGGAGGTAACCGATTCCTGTTCTCTTTCTATACTGCTCTATAGCAAGGCTCTCCATccctaatcctactcttcctgtACCATTTGGgcaggaagaagaaagaagatgagcagtCACTTCTGCAAATGCTTTACAACTAGACTCAGCCCTCTGCATAATCCTGACCTACTGCCCTCTGTATCCAGCCACATGACCTATCCAATTGAAATGTGTCCAGGAAATACCAAATGCAGTCCAGGTCAGTCAGACTGGTATGGAGGGCTATGAGTACCAAagttaaatagataaatacacataatataatgtgttgtgaattatttaaaatgggaaattaaaaagtaaatgcaTGAATTATACAAGGGACTAGTTATAAATTTACCCGGCAATCTGTTAATGAACTAACAGATTATAAATATCTGCCAATCAAACTGTTCAAGTTTGTAAAGACATAAAGGGCTATTGgacaataattattttaccGACTCACAGGAATGTTCTTCAGATTCCCACTCTAGCATCTCCTTTAGTTTATTCATAATAGGTAAGTCAGAAAGTAATTGTAACAACTAGgtaatcacttttttttcaattatcaTAATTAGTGACAGCTTTCATCTGTAAATTGGTTTTTAATGGCATAGTTCATTCATACACGGTTTCCTTAGTTGTCAAATACTAAGATCCTGCTTGGAAGATCCGGCAAATTTAAACCTTTTACTAAATTCAACAAATACCATGGCACCTCTTACTAAAGGTCTGAGGAAAAAAGAGGGGAGTGAGTGGTTGAGTGTTATACTGCAGTCTTGCCTCATAGCATCTCCTGCTGGAGACTAGGTAGTAGTGTAACTTATTTGCACCAAGCAACCTTGTGCTTCATGTTGTCACAGGATGGCAGACCATTTAGTAAAGattttactttacacattttactCCAGTATAAGTAAAAGGTTGCACTTTAAAATAccatttaatataataaatttaAACTACAAAAATACTTGCCTTCAGATGTGTACTTCAAAAGTATCAATTTACCAAAGTAATCGTCTAATTTTAGGCACTGTCACGTCTGTCTCAACAATCATTTAACAGAATGTGTTTCATTAATctaatgttcattaaaatgattgtaagCACAAAACACTGAAGGCAAACTTAAAGGGTTTGAGAACATGAGAAGTTTATAAGTCAGATTTACTATAATAGGAAGTGGTGTTTGTATaaatttagggtggtagtagcctagtgggtaacacacttgcctatgaaccagaagacccgggtttgaatcccacttactaccattgtgtccctgacaagacacttaaccctaagttgctccagggggggactgtccctgtaactactgattgtaagttgctctggataagggcgtctgataaatgccgtaaatgtaaattcagaaGAAGTGGGTGACgtcagtgggcggggcttgcagtgtttgtaggtgtgGTGTTTACCTGCTCAACGTGAAGCTTTATCTGCTGCACTAAACACGATAGGAAGGTTACAAAATGCTTGCTGTATAGTTGTGTTGTTTAGAAAGACTTTTTTGTCGCTTTTCCAATTTTTAAGATCATCTGAACTAGACATTAGACAACTAGACATCTAATTACATTAGATgccatttaaaacaataaccTGACTTAAAATGTACTGTTAATGTGCCTTATATCTTATGTAGGGGTGCTGACGTCGGTGTTATTTTGATTGTCTGCTGCAATGAACATGTGATGAGCTGCGGACAGAAAGACATTTCTGCAAATTAAATCTCGGTTCGTTTAAGAAGTTAAcaattctaccaacattcagcCATTCAGAAACAGATTCGGCACGAGTTGCGCaaattgcatgtaaaaatgttGCGTTTTAATAAGTCGTGCGGGGTGTTATAAGATAAGAAACATTTATGCAACAGTCATGTCACTGCGTCTAATGTAGTGAGGTGAAAGGTAAGAAATTACACattgaaatgtagtggagttaaagtaaaaagtatttcCAAAGGGATATATTTCAGTAAATGggttagatttgtctgtggcACCTGTACGTTACATAACAAGCCTTACTCTTGGGATCACTAATGCATCTATCTATGTATCTGTCTGTTGTATAGAGCATAGATTCTTcatacacaataaaaatgtcaatatgtTCAAGCCATATTCCAAAACAGGCAAACAAATCCCTGGAAACCGACGCGACGACCGGAGCTCTTTTCAGCGGAGGTGCGCGGGGATCCGACGTATTTAAGTGCCGCTGCAGCGTGAGCGCTTGTTTTGACGGTGTGAAGATGTTGGTCTCGGGTAGGGGGGGTTTTTTCTGTAATAGAACGTGACTGCCGGGTTATTCCTAATTCCCGCGGCAATTCCTGCTCACGGATGCGCGTTTGTTTACATTAGTGCTCCTCCGACTGTACCGCAAAGGCCTCTGGGCCACTCGCCTCTTCGACGCGCTGAATTGTGGGCAGTCATTGGTCCTCCGAGCTTACAGTCTTCTGCCCCCTCCGCTGGAAAAATGGCTGcctcggcggcggcggtggcttCTTCCCCCGGGTTGTGCCCGGGCTTCGCGGTGATCTGCTCCTTTCTGGAGCGCTACGGAGCGCTGCTGGATCTGCCGGAGCTCACCTTCCCGCAGCTGGAGCGATATCTGCAGGAGAAGTCCTCAGGTGGGCTTTAAGAGGGACTGTGCGGTGTGGGAGGAGGACACCTCCATTGCATGAGTGCAAATGTTCGCGCTGGCTGTTGTGTTATTGTCTGGTATCAGCGCGTCGTGTTGCAATGCTGGAGTTTTCATTGTCGCCTGGGTTGCAGTAAACGCGTTGGAATGGCGCTAGACAGAGTTTCGAGCCGCAGTTAACTTTCGTTCGGTCGGTAAGATGCGTATTTTCTGCGACAACAAATGCTTCTTGTCTCGGGATTTATTTTCCTGGCTTTATGTGGCCAGGACCCGTTTGCTCTCCATCACACATAGAAAACACAGCGATCCGCGCCGAGCCGAGC
The window above is part of the Denticeps clupeoides chromosome 6, fDenClu1.1, whole genome shotgun sequence genome. Proteins encoded here:
- the LOC114792182 gene encoding mitochondrial uncoupling protein 2-like yields the protein MVGMKPTERVPTAPVKFFGAGTAGCIADLVTFPLDTAKVRLQIQGEAKPADGTVVKYRGVFGTITTMVRTEGPLSLYSGLVAGLQRQMSFASVRIGLYDSMKQFYTRGSENAGIISRLMAGCTTGAMAVAFAQPTDVVKVRFQAQARLADSVKRYNGTIDAYRTIARDEGVKGLWKGCVPNITRNAIVNCAELVTYDIIKELILKYDIMTDNLPCHFTAAFGAGFCTTIVASPVDVVKTRFMNSTAGQYSSAINCTIIMLTKEGPTAFYKGFMPSFLRLGSWNIVMFVSYEQIKRALTRAQQSWETPI